A genomic stretch from Chryseobacterium sp. SNU WT5 includes:
- the purB gene encoding adenylosuccinate lyase translates to MNSYKNPLEERYSSEEMLYNFSPNNKFRNWRKLWIALAEIEKDLGLEISEEQITQLKENAEEIDYEKAAEYEKKFRHDVMAHVHTYGDAAPLAKGIIHLGATSAFVGDNTDLIQMRDGLLLIRKQLVNVIKDLSQFALQYKDLPTLGFTHYQPAQLTTVGKRATLWLQSLILDFEELEFFLETLRFRGVKGTTGTAASFLELFDGDYTKVKHLDKELSSRFGFEKVFGVSGQTYDRKIDAKVVALLSNIAQSAHKFTNDLRLLQNLKEIEEPFEKNQIGSSAMAYKRNPMRSERIGALAKFVMSLSTSSAMVASTQWFERTLDDSANKRLTIPQAFLAVDAILLIWNNIMNGIVVYENRIQKHIMDELPFMATEYIIMEEVKAGGDRQEIHETIRVHSMEASNKVKMEGKENDLIERIMNDTTLKMDKSKIMEVLDPKNFIGFAPIQTQEFIENEVNPILEKYADLIGLKADLKV, encoded by the coding sequence ATGAATTCCTATAAAAATCCGCTTGAGGAACGTTATTCGAGTGAAGAAATGCTTTATAATTTCTCGCCGAATAACAAATTTCGAAATTGGCGAAAATTGTGGATTGCACTTGCTGAAATAGAAAAAGACCTCGGTCTGGAAATTTCTGAAGAGCAAATTACTCAATTGAAAGAAAACGCCGAAGAAATTGATTATGAAAAAGCTGCGGAATATGAAAAGAAATTCCGTCATGATGTGATGGCGCACGTTCATACTTATGGTGACGCTGCACCTTTGGCAAAAGGAATTATACATTTAGGTGCTACATCTGCTTTTGTTGGTGACAATACTGATTTAATTCAGATGCGAGACGGCCTTTTACTCATCAGAAAACAATTGGTGAATGTCATTAAAGATCTGTCTCAATTTGCACTGCAATACAAAGATTTACCGACATTAGGTTTTACCCATTATCAACCTGCGCAATTAACGACTGTTGGAAAACGAGCAACTTTATGGTTGCAGTCTTTAATTTTGGATTTCGAAGAATTGGAATTTTTCCTAGAAACTTTAAGATTTAGAGGCGTAAAAGGAACTACCGGAACTGCCGCAAGTTTTCTTGAGTTGTTTGATGGTGATTATACCAAAGTAAAACATTTAGATAAAGAACTTTCAAGTCGTTTTGGCTTCGAAAAAGTATTTGGAGTTTCCGGACAAACTTACGATCGGAAAATTGACGCAAAAGTGGTGGCATTGCTATCGAACATTGCACAATCTGCACATAAGTTTACCAATGATTTAAGATTATTGCAGAATTTAAAAGAAATTGAAGAACCTTTCGAGAAAAATCAAATCGGTTCTTCGGCAATGGCTTACAAAAGAAATCCAATGCGTTCAGAAAGAATCGGAGCCTTGGCGAAATTTGTAATGTCACTTTCTACAAGTTCCGCAATGGTTGCTTCTACCCAGTGGTTTGAAAGAACTTTGGATGATTCAGCCAATAAAAGATTAACGATTCCACAAGCGTTTTTAGCGGTTGATGCGATTCTATTGATTTGGAATAATATCATGAACGGAATCGTCGTTTATGAAAATAGAATTCAGAAACATATTATGGATGAACTTCCGTTTATGGCCACTGAATATATTATTATGGAAGAAGTGAAAGCTGGCGGTGACCGTCAGGAAATTCATGAGACCATTCGTGTTCATTCCATGGAAGCGAGTAATAAAGTGAAAATGGAAGGTAAGGAAAATGATTTGATTGAAAGAATCATGAATGATACGACCTTGAAGATGGATAAATCTAAAATCATGGAAGTCCTCGATCCGAAAAACTTCATTGGTTTCGCGCCAATTCAAACGCAGGAGTTTATTGAAAATGAAGTCAATCCAATATTGGAGAAATACGCCGACCTAATCGGATTAAAAGCCGACCTTAAAGTATAA
- a CDS encoding phosphoribosylformylglycinamidine synthase: protein MKKRIFVEKKGIFDVESPQVFNEIKNIVPTIKDVKVYNIYDVFGVNDNEFSKVINNTFVDPVTDILHEDNPAKGIHFATEFLPGQYDQRADSAQQCIVLLTGNENGKVRSGKLIELFGVSESEVEAIKNHLINKVESQVKDLSKFEIPAEETPDPVLVHKGFNEFSAEELKAFYDDHGFALDIDDLEFIQNYFKTENRNPTETELKVLDTYWSDHCRHTTFETELTDIQFNDAFKSTLQTIFNDYLEKRKFLGRELKPISLMDLATVCARYFHKTGKLENLVVSDEINACTIEIEAEFDGKKEPWYLLFKNETHNHPTEIEPFGGASTCLGGAIRDPLSGRAFVYQAMRLSGAANVLEPISETLAGKLPQRTITKQAANGYSSYGNQIGLATTSVNEIYHDGYKAKRMEVGFVVGAVKKDWVKREQPQNGDLVILLGGATGRDGVGGASGSSKVQDETSIHTLSTEVQKGNAVEERKIQRLFRNPEVTTLIKKSNDFGAGGVSVAIGEIADSLEINLDILPLKYEGLNGTELAISESQERMAVVIEAKDKEKFIRFCEKENIKAVEVAKVTDSGRMQMFWQGNKIVDLSREFLDTNGCAKTQHAEVSHLQPVENQNIKFSEENFFNILSSKNVASQKGLAEMFDASVGGTSVAMPFGGKHQLTEMEGSVQTLPILNAKNIETVSLASWGFDADISSQNSLVGAANAVVESVAKIVAMGGDYKNIRLSFQEYFEKLGNQPEKWGKPLASLLGAYDAQMNFELAAIGGKDSMSGSFQDIHVPPTLISFACANGEKKNIISPEFKKAGNKLYLFNHISQENGMPNYQDLKQIFDYLFENIKSKKIVSVKTIKEGGVAVALAKMSFGNHLGAEIKLDEHLLLTKNIGSLIIESSEDLENDLLQVIGEVNNSNILKMSCFECSIEKLLEVWGGTFEELFPTKENSKMVVEIDSKLNSTQPRTIHINKHQLAKPKVFAPIFPGTNCEYETQNAFRKEGAEVSGLPLINLNHQLLNESIDAWISEINQSQILVLSGGFSAGDEPDGSAKFIVNVLKNEKMKNAVHQLLERDGMVLGICNGFQALVKSGLLPYGEIRDLNADSPTLAHNAIGRHISQMVDVKVINDDSPWLKGMKDQVYTIPISHGEGRFMASEKVIQELYENGQIATQYIDHDGNIAHGMPFNPNNSLFGIEGLTSKSGKIFGRMGHPERYAEGLMKNIPTANYHNIFKNGVEYFK from the coding sequence ATGAAAAAAAGAATCTTCGTAGAAAAAAAAGGAATTTTCGATGTTGAAAGTCCTCAAGTTTTTAATGAAATAAAAAATATCGTTCCGACGATTAAAGATGTCAAAGTCTATAATATCTATGATGTTTTCGGGGTTAATGATAATGAGTTTTCAAAAGTCATCAACAATACTTTTGTAGATCCAGTGACCGATATTCTTCATGAAGATAATCCGGCAAAAGGTATTCATTTTGCGACCGAATTTTTACCAGGACAATATGATCAGCGAGCAGATTCTGCACAACAATGTATTGTCTTGTTGACTGGAAATGAGAACGGTAAAGTAAGAAGTGGAAAACTGATCGAATTATTTGGAGTTTCTGAAAGCGAAGTCGAAGCTATTAAAAATCATTTGATTAATAAAGTGGAATCCCAAGTGAAGGATTTATCCAAGTTCGAGATTCCAGCTGAAGAAACACCAGATCCAGTTTTAGTTCATAAAGGTTTCAATGAGTTTTCTGCGGAAGAATTAAAAGCATTTTATGACGATCATGGTTTTGCTTTAGATATTGATGATTTAGAATTTATTCAAAATTACTTTAAAACGGAAAATAGAAATCCAACTGAAACCGAGCTTAAGGTTTTAGATACGTACTGGAGCGACCATTGCCGACATACCACTTTCGAAACTGAACTGACAGATATTCAGTTTAATGATGCTTTTAAATCGACTCTACAAACGATTTTTAATGATTATCTAGAAAAGAGAAAGTTTTTAGGCAGAGAACTGAAACCGATTTCTCTAATGGATTTAGCTACGGTTTGTGCAAGATATTTCCACAAGACCGGTAAATTGGAAAACCTTGTTGTTTCCGATGAAATCAATGCTTGTACGATTGAGATCGAAGCAGAATTCGATGGTAAGAAAGAACCTTGGTATTTATTATTTAAAAATGAAACCCATAATCACCCAACAGAAATTGAACCTTTTGGTGGTGCGTCAACTTGTTTAGGTGGCGCAATTCGTGATCCTTTGTCTGGACGTGCATTTGTATATCAAGCGATGCGTTTGTCAGGAGCAGCAAATGTTTTAGAACCAATTTCTGAAACGTTAGCTGGGAAACTTCCACAAAGAACAATTACAAAACAAGCTGCAAATGGTTATTCTTCTTATGGAAATCAAATTGGTTTAGCCACAACTTCAGTCAATGAAATTTACCACGATGGGTACAAAGCAAAACGAATGGAAGTTGGTTTTGTCGTTGGTGCCGTGAAAAAAGATTGGGTTAAAAGAGAGCAACCACAAAATGGTGATCTTGTTATTTTATTAGGTGGCGCAACTGGAAGAGACGGAGTTGGTGGAGCAAGTGGAAGTTCTAAAGTTCAGGACGAAACCTCAATTCATACTTTGTCAACCGAGGTTCAGAAAGGAAATGCAGTTGAAGAACGTAAAATTCAAAGACTCTTTAGAAATCCTGAAGTAACGACCTTAATTAAAAAATCAAATGATTTTGGAGCGGGTGGAGTGTCAGTTGCGATTGGCGAAATTGCTGATTCACTGGAGATTAACCTCGATATATTACCTTTAAAATATGAAGGTTTAAATGGAACTGAATTGGCGATTTCTGAATCGCAGGAAAGGATGGCGGTTGTTATTGAAGCGAAAGACAAAGAAAAGTTCATCAGATTCTGTGAAAAAGAAAATATAAAAGCGGTAGAAGTTGCCAAAGTAACCGATTCCGGTAGAATGCAAATGTTTTGGCAGGGAAATAAAATCGTTGATTTAAGCCGGGAATTTTTAGATACCAATGGTTGTGCAAAAACCCAGCATGCTGAAGTTTCACACTTGCAACCAGTTGAAAATCAGAATATAAAGTTTAGTGAAGAGAATTTCTTCAATATACTTTCCAGTAAAAATGTGGCTTCCCAAAAAGGATTGGCTGAAATGTTTGATGCTTCTGTTGGCGGAACGTCTGTTGCAATGCCGTTTGGAGGAAAACATCAGTTGACCGAAATGGAAGGAAGTGTGCAAACGCTGCCGATTTTAAACGCTAAAAACATCGAAACAGTGTCTTTGGCAAGTTGGGGATTTGATGCCGATATATCGTCGCAGAACTCTTTAGTTGGTGCAGCGAATGCCGTGGTTGAAAGTGTTGCCAAGATTGTTGCGATGGGTGGAGATTACAAAAACATTCGTTTGAGTTTCCAGGAGTATTTTGAGAAGCTAGGAAATCAACCTGAGAAGTGGGGGAAACCTTTAGCTTCCTTACTTGGAGCGTATGATGCGCAAATGAATTTCGAACTGGCTGCAATTGGAGGTAAAGATTCAATGAGTGGAAGTTTCCAGGATATTCACGTTCCACCGACGTTGATTTCATTTGCTTGTGCGAATGGAGAAAAGAAAAATATCATCTCACCCGAGTTTAAAAAAGCAGGAAATAAATTATACTTGTTCAACCATATTTCGCAAGAAAATGGAATGCCGAATTATCAAGATCTCAAACAGATTTTCGATTATCTTTTTGAAAATATTAAGTCGAAAAAGATTGTTTCGGTGAAGACGATCAAAGAGGGTGGAGTTGCAGTTGCTCTAGCAAAAATGAGTTTTGGTAATCACCTTGGAGCAGAAATTAAGTTAGATGAACATTTACTTTTAACCAAGAATATTGGGAGTTTAATTATAGAAAGTTCAGAGGATTTAGAAAATGATTTACTTCAAGTTATTGGTGAGGTTAATAATTCTAATATTTTGAAAATGAGTTGTTTTGAATGCAGTATTGAAAAATTACTTGAAGTGTGGGGAGGAACTTTTGAAGAGCTTTTTCCAACGAAAGAAAATTCGAAAATGGTTGTTGAAATTGATTCAAAATTGAATTCTACTCAACCGAGAACGATTCATATCAATAAACATCAATTAGCAAAACCGAAAGTTTTTGCACCGATCTTTCCGGGAACCAATTGTGAATATGAAACGCAAAATGCCTTTAGAAAAGAAGGTGCTGAAGTTTCAGGATTGCCATTAATTAATCTCAATCATCAATTGTTAAATGAAAGTATAGATGCCTGGATTTCGGAAATTAATCAGTCTCAGATTTTAGTTTTATCGGGTGGTTTTTCCGCCGGAGATGAGCCAGATGGTTCGGCAAAATTTATTGTCAATGTTTTGAAAAACGAAAAGATGAAAAATGCGGTTCATCAATTATTGGAACGTGATGGAATGGTTCTCGGAATTTGTAATGGTTTCCAGGCCTTAGTAAAATCTGGATTATTGCCTTATGGTGAGATTCGGGATTTAAATGCAGATTCACCGACTTTAGCGCATAATGCAATTGGTCGTCATATTTCTCAAATGGTTGATGTGAAAGTGATCAATGATGATTCTCCTTGGTTAAAAGGAATGAAAGACCAAGTTTATACCATTCCAATTTCACATGGTGAAGGTCGATTTATGGCGTCAGAAAAGGTGATTCAGGAATTGTACGAGAATGGTCAGATTGCAACTCAATACATTGATCACGACGGAAACATCGCACACGGAATGCCGTTTAACCCAAATAACTCCTTATTCGGGATTGAAGGTTTAACTTCAAAATCAGGGAAAATATTTGGTAGAATGGGACATCCAGAGCGTTATGCAGAAGGGTTAATGAAGAATATTCCAACGGCAAATTATCATAACATCTTTAAAAACGGAGTTGAGTATTTTAAATAA